One genomic segment of Aquamicrobium lusatiense includes these proteins:
- a CDS encoding AMP-binding protein — MADYYGSECNVVHVLRDQLSKDAQRVWIVTEESRFSVADMDRRSSVLARGLSGLGVSAGDTVLVMLPNCIEFIDCWLALAKLRAIQVPVNTAYFGAMLEHLVRDSGATRIIVHESFRHAVTEALGAAGSKLDTLIVVGKEASGPPGNAQLIDYASLLQEADSSPLKEEPAPAYNSIASIMYTSGTTGASKGVMVTHAHAYQYAAGGNSLQLGPGDVYYAPLPLFHIAGQWAVIYNCLIREATAVLKPKFSITDFWSDVERFGVTTTFMLGAMGSMLFRTTPGEKRTSLKKVLMSPLIPEYVQFCDKFGVQVCTSYASTEVNGVIGTGLSPPNASTCGMVRTDRYDVRLVDELDEEVPVGEIGELVVRPKLPWIVMVGYWNRPAETQAAWRNLWLHSGDLFRRDADGYYYFVDRLKDSIRRRGENISSVEVENAINAIPEVLESAVVAVPSELTEQEVLACVVFRPGQHLAMEELHARIAALLPKFMVPRYLTVIDAVPKTPTGKPQKFRLKDEVRREQLWDSLGERGRG, encoded by the coding sequence ATGGCCGATTATTACGGCTCGGAATGCAATGTGGTTCATGTCCTGCGCGACCAGTTGTCGAAAGACGCGCAGCGCGTCTGGATCGTCACGGAAGAAAGCCGGTTTTCGGTCGCCGACATGGACAGGCGCTCGTCGGTGCTGGCGCGCGGCCTGTCCGGCCTTGGCGTCTCGGCGGGCGATACGGTTCTGGTGATGCTGCCGAACTGCATCGAATTTATCGATTGCTGGCTGGCGCTGGCGAAGCTGCGGGCCATTCAGGTGCCGGTGAACACGGCCTATTTCGGCGCGATGCTGGAGCATCTGGTGCGCGATTCCGGGGCCACCCGCATCATCGTCCATGAAAGCTTTCGCCACGCCGTGACCGAAGCGCTCGGCGCGGCCGGCTCGAAGCTGGACACGCTGATCGTGGTTGGCAAGGAAGCTTCTGGGCCGCCCGGCAACGCTCAGCTGATCGACTACGCATCCTTGCTTCAGGAGGCGGATAGTTCGCCGCTGAAGGAAGAGCCCGCCCCGGCCTACAACAGTATCGCCTCGATCATGTACACCTCGGGCACCACCGGCGCCTCGAAAGGGGTGATGGTGACGCATGCGCACGCCTATCAGTATGCGGCGGGCGGCAATTCGCTCCAGCTCGGTCCGGGCGATGTCTACTATGCGCCCCTGCCGCTGTTCCACATCGCCGGCCAGTGGGCGGTCATCTACAACTGCCTCATTCGCGAGGCGACGGCGGTTCTGAAGCCGAAGTTCAGCATCACCGATTTCTGGTCGGACGTGGAGCGGTTTGGCGTGACCACCACTTTCATGCTCGGCGCCATGGGCAGCATGCTGTTCCGCACCACTCCCGGGGAAAAGCGGACATCGCTGAAGAAGGTGCTGATGTCGCCGCTCATCCCTGAATATGTTCAGTTCTGCGACAAGTTCGGGGTGCAGGTGTGCACCTCCTATGCCTCCACCGAGGTCAATGGAGTCATCGGCACCGGCTTGTCTCCGCCCAACGCCTCGACATGCGGCATGGTGCGGACGGACCGCTATGACGTGCGGCTGGTGGATGAACTGGACGAGGAAGTACCGGTCGGCGAGATCGGCGAACTCGTGGTGCGGCCGAAGCTGCCGTGGATCGTGATGGTCGGGTACTGGAACAGGCCGGCTGAAACGCAGGCGGCGTGGCGCAATCTGTGGCTCCACAGCGGAGATCTCTTTCGGCGCGACGCCGACGGTTACTACTATTTCGTCGACCGGCTGAAGGATTCCATCCGCCGCCGCGGGGAGAATATCTCCTCGGTAGAGGTCGAGAACGCCATCAACGCCATTCCCGAGGTTCTGGAATCGGCCGTTGTCGCCGTGCCCTCCGAACTCACCGAGCAGGAGGTGCTTGCCTGCGTGGTCTTCCGCCCGGGGCAGCATCTGGCCATGGAAGAACTGCATGCGCGCATCGCAGCGCTGCTGCCGAAGTTCATGGTGCCCCGCTACCTCACCGTCATCGATGCCGTGCCCAAGACACC